The following is a genomic window from Deinococcus aerolatus.
GCCCGGCGCGTCCGCCGCCCGCAGGCGCAGCAGGACGTCGGCGGGGGAGAGGAGAGAGGGCGCGGCAGGCACCCCGGAATTGTACGCAGCGCGGCCCTGGAGGGTGCCCTTCCCTAATCCCTTACAGTTTACCCGGAATTGGGTGATAGACTACCTCCATGTGGGTGTCTACCAAAGCTCAGTACGGCCTGCGCGCCCTGATCGAGATCGGGCGTCAGGGTGGCGACGCGGTGCCCCTCAAGGACGTGTCGGAACGCCAGGGCCTCAGCCAGCACTATCTGGAGCAGATCGCCAGCAACCTGCGCCGCGCCGGATTTATTCGCAGCATCCGGGGGGCGCACGGCGGCTACCGGCTGGCCCGCCCGGCCGATCAGATCAACGCCTATGACGTGGTCACCGCGCTGGAGGGCAGCATCGCCCCGGTGCAGTGCGTGGAAGATGACCACACCTGTGAAAGCCAGAACGTGTGCGGCACCCAGGACCTGTGGTTCCGCGTGGACGCCGCGCTGCGCGACGTGCTGGGCGGCACCACGCTGGCCGATCTGATCGAGCAGAGTGACCGTCAGCAGCATTCGCGTCTGGTGCAGATCGAGGGCAGTTACAGCGGCTCAGCGGGTTCCTGAAGACCGGGTGCCCCAGGCAGCGCGCAGGAGGCGGTCCCGATCTTCCCGGACCGCCTCCTGCCCTTTTTCCTGCCCGCTCTGCCCGGGCTGAATCTGACGGGGCGATTGCGCGCAACTGCGGGTCATGTGGTTCACGGTGACGGCCCGACTGCGTATCCTGTCTGACGATGTATCGCCGCCTTGCCCGCCCCCTGCTGTTTCGCCTGGACGCCGAAGACGCCCACCACCTGACCCTGGGCGTGCTGGAGGCCGCCTCGAAGGTTCCAGGCTGGCCTGCGCTGGCCCGCGCCGTTGCGTCTCCGGCCCCGGCCCTGGGGCAGACGCTGTTCGGACAGCCCTTCGCCTCGCCCATCGGACTGGCGGCGGGGCTGGACAAGAACGCGGTGGCGGTGCCGGCCTTTGCCGCCCTGGGCTTCGGCTTTCTGGAGGTGGGCACAGTCACCCCGCGGCCCCAGCCAGGCAACGCCCGCCCCCGGCTGTTCCGGCTGCTGGAGGACGAGGCGCTGATCAACCGCATGGGCTTCAACAACGCGGGTGCCGGGGCGCTACACGCCCGTCTGAGCGCCCTGTCCACGCGGCCCGCGCCGGTGTGGGTCAACATCGGCAGAAACAAGGACACGCCCAACGAGGAAGCCGCCGGAGATTACCTGAAGTGCGTTCAGGCCCTGCACGACGTGGCCGACGCCTTCGTTATCAACGTCAGCAGTCCCAACACGCCGGGGCTGCGGGCGCTGCAGGCTGCCGACGGGCTGGGCGAACTGGTGCGCGCCGTACTGCAGGAAGTGGAGCGGGGCCGCGTGCACAATCTGCGCCGCCTGCCGGTGCTGGTGAAACTGGCCCCGGATCTGCACCCCGCCGACTTCGAGGCCAGCGTGGGCGCGGTGCAGGCAGCAGGGGCACACGGGCTGATCGTCAGCAACACGACGCTGTCGCGCGACGGGCTGTTCAGCGGGCGGGCGGGCGAGGCGGGCGGCCTGAGCGGACGGCCCCTGACCCGCAAGTCCACCGCGCTGGTTCGCGAGGCCTACCGCCTGACCGGGGGAACGCTGCCCATTGTGGGGGTCGGCGGCATCTTCAGCCCCGCTGACGCCTACGCCAAGCTGCGTGCCGGGGCCAGCCTGCTGGAGGTCTACAGCGCCCTGGTCTACGAGGGACCGGGACTGGTGCGCCGCCTGAACCGGGGGCTGGCGGACCTACTGGCCCGCGACGGCGTGCAGAACGTGGCCGGGATCGTCGGCGTGGACGCCCGCTAGCCGTGCGGGTCGCCGTCATCAGCGACGTGCACGGCAACGCCTTCGCGCTGGACGCCGTGCTGGCAGACCTGCGGGCCGCCTCGCCGGACCTGATCGTCAACCTGGGAGACCAGATCGAGGGCAGTGCCGATCCTGCCCGCGCCGCCGCCTTGCAGGTGGGGCTGGGGGCCACCGAGGTGCGCGGCAACAACGAGGAGAAGCTGTGGCCAGGCGGCCGGCGCGCAAAGATCTCGCTGGAGTTGGGGGCGTGGCTGGAGACCCAGCTGGACGCCGCCGCCCTGGCCCGGCTGGCCGCCCTGCCGCTGACCGCCCACGCGCTGGACGGGCGGCTGTTTGCGTGCCACGGTACCCCCCACAGCGCCTGGGACATGCTGCTGTGGGAGTGGCGGTTTGACTCTGCAGGAAGCGGAATGGGGACGGAGGCAGGGTTCTACCGGGCGCGTGATCCCCGCGAACTGCGCGCCATCGTGGAGCCGCTCAACGCCGAGGTGGTCGTGTGCGGCCACACCCACCGCCCCGGGGCCACCCGCGTGGGCGACACGCTGGTGGTCAATACCGGCCCGGTCAGCGATCAGGTGGACGGTGACCCGCGCGCCCGCTGGACGCTGCTGGAGCGGCGGGCCGGACAGTGGGCCGTGGACTTCCGCGCCGTGCCCTTCGACATCGAGGCGGCCGTGCGCTGGTCTGCGGCGCATTCTCCCTTCGGGGAGTTTGAGGCCGCGCTGATGAGGAGGGGCGAGATGGTGGGGCGGGGCGGGTAAGGCACCGGGGATGAGGCGCGGCGGTCCAGGCAGAGGGAGCCTCCAGCCGCGCGGGGTGGACGCAGCCCGCGCTGGATGTCACTGACTCTGCCGGCCACTGCTTCTAGACTGACCGACATGACCGATATTCCCGGCACGCCCGGCCCCCTCAGCCCGCCTGCCCGGCCTCCCGCCGCGCCGCGCGCCCCGCTGTCGGACCGGGTGCGGCTGGTCCGCAATCTGTTGCCGCCACTGATCGTGCTGGTGGTGGGGGCTGTTGAACTGCTGATCTCGTTGCTGGGTGACAGCCGCCGCGAGCTGTGGGCGCACCTGCTGTTCTACGGGCTGGTGGGACCGGCCGTGAC
Proteins encoded in this region:
- a CDS encoding quinone-dependent dihydroorotate dehydrogenase — protein: MYRRLARPLLFRLDAEDAHHLTLGVLEAASKVPGWPALARAVASPAPALGQTLFGQPFASPIGLAAGLDKNAVAVPAFAALGFGFLEVGTVTPRPQPGNARPRLFRLLEDEALINRMGFNNAGAGALHARLSALSTRPAPVWVNIGRNKDTPNEEAAGDYLKCVQALHDVADAFVINVSSPNTPGLRALQAADGLGELVRAVLQEVERGRVHNLRRLPVLVKLAPDLHPADFEASVGAVQAAGAHGLIVSNTTLSRDGLFSGRAGEAGGLSGRPLTRKSTALVREAYRLTGGTLPIVGVGGIFSPADAYAKLRAGASLLEVYSALVYEGPGLVRRLNRGLADLLARDGVQNVAGIVGVDAR
- a CDS encoding metallophosphoesterase family protein, with protein sequence MRVAVISDVHGNAFALDAVLADLRAASPDLIVNLGDQIEGSADPARAAALQVGLGATEVRGNNEEKLWPGGRRAKISLELGAWLETQLDAAALARLAALPLTAHALDGRLFACHGTPHSAWDMLLWEWRFDSAGSGMGTEAGFYRARDPRELRAIVEPLNAEVVVCGHTHRPGATRVGDTLVVNTGPVSDQVDGDPRARWTLLERRAGQWAVDFRAVPFDIEAAVRWSAAHSPFGEFEAALMRRGEMVGRGG
- a CDS encoding Rrf2 family transcriptional regulator — translated: MWVSTKAQYGLRALIEIGRQGGDAVPLKDVSERQGLSQHYLEQIASNLRRAGFIRSIRGAHGGYRLARPADQINAYDVVTALEGSIAPVQCVEDDHTCESQNVCGTQDLWFRVDAALRDVLGGTTLADLIEQSDRQQHSRLVQIEGSYSGSAGS